The Polyangium aurulentum genomic interval ATCCTGCCCGCGGCGATGGAGGCGCTCGGCACGCCGGGGTCCGGGCGAGAAGCCGACGGCGTCGCGTCGAGCAAGCCGGCCCAGGCTTAGTATTCAGTCGTCGTTCTGCATGAGGCCGCGGATGCGGCCGTTCGGGAGGAGCTTGATCCTGAGCGCCGCCGGATCGCGCGGCAGGCCGGGCATGGTCATCATGTCGCCGGTGAGCGCGACGGCGAAGCCTGCGCCGGCGCTGAGACGGACCTCGCGAACGGTGATCGTGAAATCCCTTGGACGTCCAACGATCGTCGGCTCGTCGGTGAGCGAGAGCTGCGTCTTGGCCATGCAGACGGGGACGTCGCGGTAGCCGAGATCCTCGATGCGGCGCGCCTCGCGCTCGGCGCTCGGGGTGAAGGCGATGTCCTTGGCGCCGTAGACCGTGCGGGCGATCTTCTCGATCTTGTCCTTCAGCGTGTCTGTCAGCTCGTAGGCGAAGCGGGGCGCCGGGGGCTGTTCGTCGGTGGCGTCGGCGGCGGCTGCCACGGCCTCGGCGAGCTCGAGGGCGCCTTCGCCGCCGAGGGCGAAGCCGTCGCAGCGCACGGCGCTCACGCCGCGGGCCTTCATGGCGCTCGTCACGATGGCGAGCTCCTCTTCCGTGTCGGTCGGGAAGACGTTGATCGCGACGATCGCAGGGAGGCCGAAGAACTGCGCGGTCTCGAGGTGCTTTTCGAGGTGGGCGATGCCCCTCTCGAGGGCCACCTCGTTCGGCTCGGCGGCGCGCTTCACGGGCACACCGCCGTGCATCTTGAGGGCGCGCAGGGTGGCGACCAGCACGAGCACGCGCGGGAAGACGCCCATCTGCCGGCACTTGATGTCGAGGAACTTCTCGCCGCCGAGGTCGAAGCCGAAGCCGGCCTCGGTCACCACGTAGTCGCCGTGCGTGAGGCCGAGGCGCGTGGCGAGCACGCTGTTGCAGCCGTGCGCGATGTTGCCGAAGGGGCCGGCGTGCACGAACGCGGGGCCGCCCTCGGCCGTCTGCACGAGGTTCGGCTTGATGGCGTCGCGCAGGATGGCGGTCATCGCGCCCGCCGCGCCCACGTCGGCGGCGGTGATGGGCGCGCCGCTCGTGGCGGCGCCGATGACGATGCGGCCGAGGCGCGCTTCGAGGTCCTCGGGGCCCGTGGCGAGGGCGACGATGGCCATCACCTCGCTCGCGGCCGTGATGTCGAAGCGGTCCTGCCGCGGCACCCCGTCGGCCTTGCGGCCGAGGCCCACGACCACGTTTCGCAGGGCGCGATCGTTCATGTCGAGCGCCCGCCCCCACGTCGTCTGCCGCGGGTCGATCGCGCCCTTTTCGCCGAGGTTCACGCCGAAGTGGGTCGCGTTGTCGATCATCGCCGACAAGAGGTTGTGGGCGGTCGAGATGGCGTGGATGTCGCCCGTGAAGTGCAGGTTGATGTCGTCGGCGGGCACGAGGGTCGCGCGACCGCCGCCGGTGCCGCCGCCCTTGACGCCGAACACGGGGCCGAGCGATGGCTCGCGCAGGCACAGCGCGACGCGCTTGCCGAGGCGCCGCATGCCCATCGCGAGGCCGACGCTCGTCGTCGTCTTGCCTTCGCCTGCCGGGGTCGGGTTGATGGCGGAGACGAGCACGAGCCTGCCGGCGCGCGAGGTGGGGCGAGAGAGGGCCGCGAGGTCGATCTTCGCCTTGGTTCGCCCGTACAGTTCGACGTGATCCTCGGCGATGCCGAGTTCGCGGGCGACGTCGAGGATGGGCTGGGGTCCGAGGGGCAGGCCGTGCGGGGTGTGGGTCATCGGTCCTCTCAGGCGTATCTTCGCGTCATGATGTCGCGCAGCCCCTGGTGGCTGCGCACGAGCGACAGCGTGTGCTCGGCGTGGTCGTGCGCGTAGCCGTTGCCGATGTAGAGATCGACGTCGCGCCCCATGCCCTCGGCGCCGAGCGCGGCCGCCGTGAAGCTCGTGCTCATCGCGAAGTAGTAGACCTTGCCGCGATCACGCGCGGCCAGGATCGCCGCGAGCTCCACGCCCGGCGCGTTCACGCACGACAGCACGAGGTCGGCGCCGCCGCCGTTCGTCACGTGCGAGATCGCCTCCTTCACCGCGAGCGGGTTGCGCGCGTCGAGCACGAACACCTGGTCGCAGATCGCGAGCGAGGACAGCTCTGCGGCGTACTCCGCGAAGTTCTCGACGCCGAAGACGCGGCCCTCGCGGCCCACGCGTCGCCGCGCCTCGGCCGCGCAGAGCATGCCCGATTTGCCGCCGGCCCCGAGCACCACCACCGTGTCGCCCGGCCCGCACATGCGCGCCACCTGCGGCACCGCGCCGGCCACGTCGAGCAAGGCGAGGGCGAGGCGCTCGGGCATGTCCCCGGGCATGCGCGCGAGCGGCGCGGAGAGGAATACGGCCGCCTTGCCCACCACGTCGAGCTGCGCCGAGGCGGGGCGCACCGCGGTGATGCGATCGAGCCACAGGGGCGTGAGCGACAGCGAGATCAGCGTCGCCACCTGATCGCCTGGAACGAAACCTCGATGGGCGGCGAGGTCGCCGACCGTGTCGACGACGCCGAGGAGCATCCCGCCCGAGCCGGTGACGGGGTTGTGCTGCTTGCCGCGGCGCTGGACGGTCGCCATGACGAGCGTGGCCACGCCGTCGAGGTCGCCGCCCGAGGCCTCT includes:
- a CDS encoding formate--tetrahydrofolate ligase; this encodes MTHTPHGLPLGPQPILDVARELGIAEDHVELYGRTKAKIDLAALSRPTSRAGRLVLVSAINPTPAGEGKTTTSVGLAMGMRRLGKRVALCLREPSLGPVFGVKGGGTGGGRATLVPADDINLHFTGDIHAISTAHNLLSAMIDNATHFGVNLGEKGAIDPRQTTWGRALDMNDRALRNVVVGLGRKADGVPRQDRFDITAASEVMAIVALATGPEDLEARLGRIVIGAATSGAPITAADVGAAGAMTAILRDAIKPNLVQTAEGGPAFVHAGPFGNIAHGCNSVLATRLGLTHGDYVVTEAGFGFDLGGEKFLDIKCRQMGVFPRVLVLVATLRALKMHGGVPVKRAAEPNEVALERGIAHLEKHLETAQFFGLPAIVAINVFPTDTEEELAIVTSAMKARGVSAVRCDGFALGGEGALELAEAVAAAADATDEQPPAPRFAYELTDTLKDKIEKIARTVYGAKDIAFTPSAEREARRIEDLGYRDVPVCMAKTQLSLTDEPTIVGRPRDFTITVREVRLSAGAGFAVALTGDMMTMPGLPRDPAALRIKLLPNGRIRGLMQNDD
- a CDS encoding L-erythro-3,5-diaminohexanoate dehydrogenase → MKLPPGDPLGTHRVIEPAGALPQPAERLDNDLSKHYASEIIVDVRTLNIDAASFRQMEEASGGDLDGVATLVMATVQRRGKQHNPVTGSGGMLLGVVDTVGDLAAHRGFVPGDQVATLISLSLTPLWLDRITAVRPASAQLDVVGKAAVFLSAPLARMPGDMPERLALALLDVAGAVPQVARMCGPGDTVVVLGAGGKSGMLCAAEARRRVGREGRVFGVENFAEYAAELSSLAICDQVFVLDARNPLAVKEAISHVTNGGGADLVLSCVNAPGVELAAILAARDRGKVYYFAMSTSFTAAALGAEGMGRDVDLYIGNGYAHDHAEHTLSLVRSHQGLRDIMTRRYA